One stretch of Pseudomonas azotoformans DNA includes these proteins:
- a CDS encoding GntR family transcriptional regulator, translating to MNEQLQPLKKQPRAGKAGRSGTQDDIVYAHIFEAILEQRLAPGTKLSEEALGEIFGVSRTIIRRALSRLAHEGVVLLRPNRGAVVASPSVEEARQVFLARRLVERAITELAVQHATAEQLAELRQMVNDERDSFSRGDRGAGIRLSGEFHLKLAEAAKNAPLISFQRSLVSQTSLIIAQYESGNRSHCSYDEHTQLIDAIEARDAALAVNLMMHHMDHIDSKLNLDEESASDDLHAVFSHLLQTKKPGRSSIKL from the coding sequence ATGAACGAACAGTTGCAACCTCTCAAGAAACAACCGCGTGCCGGCAAGGCCGGTCGCAGCGGAACCCAGGACGATATCGTCTACGCGCATATCTTCGAGGCGATCCTCGAACAACGCCTGGCACCCGGTACCAAGTTGAGCGAAGAGGCACTCGGCGAAATCTTCGGCGTCAGCCGCACCATCATTCGCCGCGCGCTGTCGCGCCTGGCTCATGAAGGCGTGGTGCTGTTGCGGCCCAATCGCGGTGCGGTAGTGGCTAGCCCAAGCGTCGAGGAGGCACGCCAGGTGTTCCTGGCGCGCCGTCTGGTGGAGCGGGCGATTACTGAATTGGCGGTGCAACACGCGACAGCCGAGCAACTGGCCGAACTGCGCCAGATGGTCAACGACGAACGCGACAGCTTTTCCCGTGGCGACCGCGGTGCCGGTATCCGTCTCTCCGGCGAGTTCCACCTCAAGCTGGCCGAAGCGGCGAAGAACGCGCCGCTGATCAGCTTCCAGCGCAGCCTGGTGTCCCAGACCTCATTGATCATCGCCCAGTACGAAAGCGGCAACCGCTCGCACTGTTCCTACGATGAACACACCCAGTTGATCGATGCGATCGAAGCACGGGATGCGGCGTTGGCAGTGAATTTGATGATGCATCACATGGATCACATCGACAGCAAGCTCAACCTCGATGAAGAGAGCGCGTCGGATGATCTGCATGCGGTGTTTTCGCATTTGTTGCAGACCAAGAAGCCGGGTCGTTCCTCAATAAAGCTGTAG
- a CDS encoding benzoate/H(+) symporter BenE family transporter — protein sequence MNDAAQAPLRPLADTSPSAVVAGFIAMMTGYTSSLVLMFQAGQAAGLTTAQISSWIWAISIGMAVCSIGLSLRYRTPITIAWSTPGAALLITSLGGVSYGEAIGAYITCAVLVTLCGLTGSFEKLVKRIPASLAAALLAGILFKIGSEIFVAAQHRTGLVLGMFFTYLIIKRLSPRYAVLAALLIGTALSGLMGLLDFSGFHLEVATPVWTTPHFSLAATISIGIPLFVVAMTSQNMPGIAVLRADGYNVPASPLITATGLASLVLSPFGSHGINLAAISAAICTGPHAHEDRNKRYTAAVWCGVFYGVAGVFGATLAALFAALPKELVLSIAALALFGSIINGLSIAMNEPKEREAALITFMVTASGLTLFSIGSAFWGIVAGVLTLLILNWRKA from the coding sequence ATGAACGATGCCGCCCAAGCGCCTCTGCGCCCGCTGGCCGACACTTCACCCTCGGCCGTCGTCGCCGGCTTCATCGCCATGATGACCGGCTACACCAGCTCCCTGGTCCTGATGTTCCAGGCCGGGCAAGCCGCCGGTTTGACCACGGCGCAGATTTCCTCATGGATCTGGGCGATTTCCATCGGCATGGCGGTGTGCAGCATCGGCCTGTCCCTGCGCTATCGCACCCCCATCACGATTGCCTGGTCGACGCCCGGTGCCGCGCTGCTGATCACCAGCCTGGGCGGTGTGAGTTACGGCGAGGCCATCGGCGCGTATATCACCTGCGCGGTGCTGGTGACACTCTGCGGCTTGACCGGCAGCTTTGAAAAACTGGTCAAGCGCATCCCTGCGTCATTGGCGGCGGCCTTGCTGGCGGGGATTCTGTTCAAGATCGGCAGCGAGATCTTCGTCGCCGCACAGCATCGCACCGGGCTGGTACTGGGGATGTTCTTTACCTACCTGATCATCAAGCGCCTGTCGCCACGCTATGCGGTGCTGGCTGCGCTGCTGATCGGCACCGCGCTGTCGGGGTTGATGGGGCTGCTGGACTTCAGCGGTTTTCACCTGGAAGTGGCGACGCCGGTATGGACCACGCCGCACTTCTCGCTGGCGGCGACCATCAGCATCGGCATCCCGCTGTTCGTGGTGGCGATGACCTCGCAGAACATGCCCGGCATTGCCGTACTGCGGGCCGACGGCTACAACGTGCCGGCCTCGCCGCTGATCACCGCCACGGGGCTGGCGTCCCTGGTGCTGTCTCCGTTCGGCTCCCACGGCATCAACCTGGCTGCCATCAGCGCAGCGATCTGCACCGGGCCTCACGCCCATGAAGACCGCAACAAGCGTTATACCGCTGCCGTGTGGTGCGGGGTGTTCTACGGGGTTGCCGGGGTATTTGGCGCGACCTTGGCAGCATTATTCGCAGCTTTGCCCAAGGAACTGGTGCTGTCGATTGCGGCCCTGGCGTTGTTTGGCTCGATCATCAATGGCCTGAGCATCGCCATGAATGAGCCGAAGGAACGTGAAGCGGCGCTGATCACCTTTATGGTCACGGCGTCTGGCTTGACGCTGTTTTCCATCGGCTCGGCGTTCTGGGGGATTGTGGCGGGGGTGTTGACGCTGCTGATCCTGAACTGGCGTAAGGCATAA
- a CDS encoding YggL family protein, giving the protein MATNRSQRLRKKLCVDEFQELGFELNLDFNEGLSEEAIDAFLEAFIKEAMEANGLGYVGGDDYGLVCLQKRGSVSEEQRAAVEAWLKTRSELTKAEVSPLLDVWYPEKPINAAK; this is encoded by the coding sequence ATGGCGACTAACCGTTCCCAGCGTCTGCGCAAAAAACTGTGCGTTGATGAATTTCAAGAGCTGGGTTTCGAACTGAACCTGGACTTCAACGAAGGCCTGAGTGAAGAAGCTATCGACGCTTTCCTCGAAGCATTCATCAAAGAAGCCATGGAAGCCAACGGCCTGGGCTACGTCGGCGGCGATGACTACGGTCTGGTTTGCCTGCAGAAGCGCGGCTCGGTCTCCGAAGAGCAACGTGCTGCCGTTGAAGCCTGGCTGAAAACCCGTTCCGAGCTGACCAAGGCTGAAGTCAGCCCGCTGCTGGACGTGTGGTATCCGGAAAAGCCGATCAACGCGGCTAAGTGA
- the dacB gene encoding D-alanyl-D-alanine carboxypeptidase/D-alanyl-D-alanine endopeptidase, which produces MIKSLRSVLFAGFILPLAFSVSAAPVNNTLPPNVQQALAKAKLQNTALSLVMIPLNGPGTPTVFNADVSVNPASTMKLVTTYAALEMLGPNHQWKTEFYTDGTLSGGVLHGNLYLKGGGDPKLNMEKLWLLMRDLRANGVQQVTGDLVLDRSFFNQPLLPEFNDDGNDENKPFLVKPDALLVNLKALRFVTRNDSGRVLVSVEPPIASIRIDNQVKVSNAKQCTGDVRYNPVTAADGSVTVTVSGQLADGCSSQTYLSLLDHATYTAGAVRAIWKELGGTIQGRDIQAPVPKDAKVLARAFSPDLAEIIRDINKYSNNTMAQQLFLSLGAQFRNDADGDDAKAAQRVVRQWLAKKGITAPHLVMENGSGLSRAERVSAREMAAMLQAAWKSPYAAEYISSMPIAGTDGTMRKRLKTTAMRGEAHVKTGTLNTVRAIAGFSRDNNGNTWAVVAILNDPKPWGASSVLDQVLLDLYRQPKAVAAAPVL; this is translated from the coding sequence ATGATCAAATCGTTGCGTTCCGTCTTGTTTGCCGGTTTTATTCTGCCACTGGCCTTTTCCGTCTCCGCTGCCCCCGTCAACAACACCCTGCCGCCCAATGTTCAACAGGCGCTGGCCAAAGCCAAACTGCAAAACACTGCGCTGTCGTTGGTGATGATCCCCCTGAACGGCCCGGGCACGCCCACTGTGTTCAACGCCGACGTGTCAGTGAACCCGGCCTCCACCATGAAGCTGGTCACCACTTACGCGGCCCTGGAAATGCTCGGCCCCAACCACCAGTGGAAAACTGAGTTCTACACCGATGGCACCCTCAGCGGTGGCGTGTTGCACGGCAACCTGTACCTCAAGGGCGGCGGCGATCCCAAGCTGAACATGGAAAAACTCTGGCTGCTGATGCGCGACCTGCGTGCCAACGGCGTGCAGCAAGTCACCGGCGACCTGGTGCTGGACCGCAGTTTCTTCAACCAGCCGCTGTTGCCGGAATTCAACGACGATGGCAACGACGAGAACAAACCGTTCCTGGTCAAGCCCGACGCGCTGCTGGTCAACCTCAAGGCCCTGCGCTTTGTGACCCGCAATGATTCCGGCCGGGTACTGGTATCGGTCGAACCGCCGATTGCGAGCATCCGCATCGACAACCAGGTCAAGGTGTCCAACGCCAAACAGTGCACCGGCGACGTACGCTATAACCCGGTCACCGCCGCCGACGGCAGCGTGACGGTAACGGTCAGCGGCCAATTGGCCGACGGCTGCAGCTCGCAGACCTATCTGTCGCTGCTGGACCACGCCACCTATACCGCCGGCGCCGTCCGGGCGATCTGGAAGGAACTGGGCGGCACCATCCAGGGCCGTGACATCCAGGCGCCTGTGCCCAAGGATGCCAAGGTATTGGCCCGGGCATTTTCGCCGGACCTGGCGGAAATCATCCGCGACATCAACAAATACAGTAACAACACCATGGCCCAGCAGTTGTTCCTGAGCCTGGGTGCGCAGTTCCGCAACGACGCCGATGGCGACGATGCCAAGGCTGCACAACGCGTGGTGCGCCAGTGGCTGGCGAAGAAGGGCATCACCGCGCCGCACCTTGTGATGGAGAACGGCTCCGGCCTGTCCCGTGCCGAACGGGTCAGCGCCCGCGAGATGGCGGCCATGCTGCAAGCCGCGTGGAAAAGCCCTTACGCGGCGGAATACATCAGCTCGATGCCCATCGCCGGCACCGACGGCACCATGCGCAAACGCCTGAAGACCACCGCCATGCGCGGCGAAGCCCACGTCAAGACCGGCACCCTGAACACCGTGCGCGCCATCGCCGGTTTCAGCCGCGACAACAATGGCAACACCTGGGCCGTGGTGGCGATCCTCAATGATCCGAAGCCATGGGGCGCTTCATCGGTGCTGGACCAGGTGCTGCTGGATTTGTACCGCCAGCCGAAGGCGGTGGCGGCTGCGCCCGTCCTTTAA
- a CDS encoding sensor domain-containing diguanylate cyclase, with protein MPLQAVRPKILGFISEQASAWLVALVVLLAGLALTAIVAWAAADLYQQQVRQRFQLLVNERYTRLQERFEDQEQRLNSLRRFFVNSDDVSREEFDGFAQPLLLRARAYSWAPRVYREQRSQFEQTVSEQRGTPFVIRELNSAGELAPAPERDEYVPVLYSQTQSLLGAPLGFDLLAQPLRRSTLERAQKTGKLAVSQPMQLVGVEPAYATGVLLVAPVSHLPTSDQSQNEPYGYVMAVISMRQLVADGLPKPDRDNLVMQIIDTSDVQQRVLFESGNTVAGGDLVGARRLTLGDHVYALKLRPSQVFDQANHSSLSTILTMGGLLSLLLSALLYVLVSQRQRALKLVEQRTAQLRLREQELRGAHGQLRSVLNAATQVAIIATDLRGVINTFNAGAEQMLGFKAEQVVGTQTLESLHLASELEARSASLSVALGKRIPASQAMLVESPDNLHEAREWTLIRENGSQLTVNMLGTVLLDDHGLWIGHLAIYLDITEQKRAYEALAARDRLLKKLSAHVPGGIFQFTLEPQDNWKFIYASDGMRDIYEIEPSVLQQDAKQVFERIHPLDAERVRASIRLSALQLSHWREEYRVLLPQRGLRWIRGEATPEELPAGGTLWHGYVSDISDLKRVEEELRALSITDSLTGIHNRRYFQDRLKAEMVRLNRTSGALSVIMLDIDHFKRINDQHGHAVGDGVLQELCKRISQRLRRTDVFCRLGGEEFMVLCPHTDGAQAYSLAMELWASLRSAPMEPVGIVTASFGVASWRVDEGIDGLLLRADSAVYVAKQAGRDRVEAERLRA; from the coding sequence ATGCCGTTGCAAGCCGTTCGCCCGAAAATTCTAGGCTTTATCAGTGAACAGGCGTCGGCTTGGCTGGTGGCGTTGGTGGTATTACTGGCAGGGTTGGCCTTGACGGCGATCGTTGCTTGGGCAGCCGCCGATCTTTATCAGCAACAGGTGCGCCAACGTTTTCAGTTGCTGGTCAATGAGCGCTATACCCGCCTGCAGGAACGCTTCGAAGACCAGGAACAGCGTCTGAACAGCCTGCGGCGTTTCTTCGTCAATTCCGATGACGTGTCGCGCGAAGAATTCGATGGGTTTGCCCAGCCCTTGCTGCTGCGTGCTCGTGCTTACTCCTGGGCGCCCCGGGTGTATCGCGAACAGCGCAGTCAGTTTGAGCAAACCGTGTCCGAGCAGCGCGGCACCCCTTTTGTTATCCGTGAGTTGAATTCGGCCGGTGAGCTGGCCCCTGCGCCCGAGCGCGATGAATACGTGCCGGTCTTGTACAGCCAGACCCAAAGCCTGCTGGGCGCTCCCCTCGGCTTTGACCTGCTGGCCCAGCCCCTGCGGCGTTCGACCCTTGAGCGTGCGCAAAAGACCGGCAAGCTGGCGGTGTCCCAGCCCATGCAACTGGTGGGGGTGGAGCCGGCTTATGCCACTGGGGTTCTACTGGTTGCGCCGGTGAGTCATTTGCCCACCTCCGACCAATCCCAGAATGAGCCCTACGGCTATGTCATGGCGGTGATCAGCATGCGCCAGTTGGTGGCCGACGGTTTGCCCAAGCCGGATCGCGACAACCTGGTGATGCAGATCATCGACACCTCCGACGTGCAACAGCGCGTACTGTTCGAGTCCGGCAATACCGTGGCCGGCGGTGATCTTGTCGGGGCGCGCCGCCTCACGCTGGGCGACCATGTGTATGCCCTGAAACTGCGCCCGAGCCAGGTGTTCGACCAGGCCAACCACTCCTCGTTGAGCACTATCCTGACCATGGGCGGCCTGCTCAGCCTGTTGCTCAGCGCGTTGCTCTATGTGCTGGTCAGCCAACGCCAGCGCGCGTTGAAACTGGTGGAGCAGCGCACGGCGCAGTTGCGCCTGCGTGAGCAGGAATTACGCGGCGCCCATGGCCAGTTACGCAGTGTGCTGAATGCCGCGACGCAGGTCGCCATCATTGCCACCGACCTGCGCGGTGTCATCAATACCTTCAATGCCGGTGCCGAGCAGATGCTGGGGTTCAAGGCCGAGCAGGTGGTGGGCACGCAGACCCTGGAAAGCCTGCACCTGGCGTCGGAACTCGAAGCGCGCTCCGCCAGCCTCAGTGTGGCCCTGGGCAAACGCATCCCGGCAAGCCAGGCGATGCTGGTGGAAAGCCCCGACAACCTGCACGAAGCCCGTGAATGGACCTTGATCCGCGAGAACGGTAGCCAGTTGACCGTGAACATGTTGGGAACAGTGTTGCTGGACGACCATGGTTTGTGGATCGGTCACCTGGCGATTTACCTCGACATTACCGAACAAAAGCGCGCCTACGAGGCATTGGCGGCCCGGGATCGGCTGCTGAAGAAACTCAGCGCCCATGTACCCGGCGGCATCTTTCAGTTCACGTTGGAGCCTCAGGACAATTGGAAATTTATCTACGCCAGCGACGGCATGCGCGACATCTATGAAATCGAGCCCAGCGTCTTGCAGCAGGACGCCAAGCAGGTCTTCGAGCGCATCCACCCTCTGGATGCGGAGCGGGTACGCGCATCGATCCGCTTGTCGGCATTGCAGTTGAGCCATTGGCGTGAGGAGTATCGGGTGCTGTTGCCGCAACGCGGCCTGCGCTGGATTCGTGGCGAAGCCACTCCGGAAGAGTTACCTGCAGGCGGCACGTTGTGGCATGGCTACGTGTCGGATATTTCCGATCTGAAGCGGGTGGAAGAAGAGCTGCGTGCGCTCTCCATCACCGACTCCCTGACCGGGATCCACAACCGCCGCTATTTCCAGGATCGCCTCAAGGCCGAGATGGTCAGGCTCAACCGCACCTCGGGGGCCTTGTCGGTGATCATGCTGGATATCGATCACTTCAAGCGCATCAACGACCAGCATGGGCACGCCGTCGGCGATGGGGTATTGCAGGAGTTGTGCAAACGCATCAGCCAGCGCCTGCGCCGTACCGATGTGTTCTGCCGCCTGGGCGGCGAGGAATTCATGGTGCTGTGCCCGCACACCGATGGTGCTCAGGCCTACAGCCTGGCGATGGAGTTGTGGGCGTCGCTGCGCAGTGCGCCGATGGAACCGGTAGGCATCGTCACCGCCAGCTTCGGCGTGGCCAGTTGGCGGGTGGATGAAGGTATCGACGGGCTGCTGCTGCGCGCCGACTCGGCCGTGTATGTGGCCAAGCAGGCGGGCAGGGACAGGGTGGAGGCTGAGAGACTGCGCGCCTGA
- the rlmKL gene encoding bifunctional 23S rRNA (guanine(2069)-N(7))-methyltransferase RlmK/23S rRNA (guanine(2445)-N(2))-methyltransferase RlmL — protein MSDRFELFLTCPKGLEGLLIEEAVGLGLEEAREHTSAVRGMADMETAYRLCLWSRLANRVLLVLKRFPMKDAEDLYHGVLDIEWADHMVPDGTLAVEFSGHGSGIDNTHFGALKVKDAIVDKLRTPTGERPSIDKINPDLRIHLRLDRGEAILSLDLSGHSLHQRGYRLQQGAAPLKENLAAAILIRAGWPRIAAEGGALSDPMCGVGTFLVEGAMIAADMAPNLNRELWGFTTWLGHVPALWKKLHAEAAERAAVGMNKPPLWIRGYEADPRLIQPARNNIERAGLSHWIKVYQGEVGTFEPRPDQNQKGLVICNPPYGERLGDEASLLYLYQNLGERLRQACMGWEAAVFTGAPDLGKRMGIRSHKQYSFWNGALPCKLLLIKVNPDQFVTGERRTPEQRQAEREQAAYDQAPAEPQERQYNKNGNPIKPAPAPVVEQARLSEGGQMFANRLQKNLKLLGKWAKREGVDCYRVYDADMPEYSMAIDLYHDWVHVQEYAAPKSIDPEKASARMFDALAAIPQALNIDKSRVVVKRRERQSGTKQYERQSAQGKFTEVSEGGVKLLVNLTDYLDTGLFLDHRPMRLRIQKEAAGKRFLNLYCYTATASVHAAKGGARSTTSVDLSKTYLDWARRNLSLNGFSDKNRLEQGDVMAWLEASRDEFDLIFIDPPTFSNSKRMEGIFDVQRDHVQLLDLAMARLAPGGVLYFSNNFRKFALEDNLSERYAVEEISDKTIDPDFARNAKIHRAWKITAR, from the coding sequence ATGTCGGACCGTTTTGAACTCTTCCTCACCTGCCCCAAGGGCCTCGAAGGCCTGCTGATCGAGGAAGCCGTCGGGCTTGGCCTTGAGGAAGCCCGCGAGCACACCTCGGCCGTGCGCGGCATGGCCGACATGGAAACCGCCTACCGCCTGTGCCTCTGGTCACGCCTGGCCAACCGCGTGCTGCTGGTGCTCAAGCGCTTCCCGATGAAGGACGCCGAAGACCTCTACCACGGCGTGCTGGATATCGAGTGGGCCGACCACATGGTCCCCGACGGCACCCTGGCGGTTGAATTCAGTGGCCACGGTTCGGGCATCGACAACACCCACTTCGGCGCGCTGAAGGTCAAGGATGCGATTGTCGACAAGCTGCGCACCCCGACCGGCGAGCGCCCGTCCATCGACAAGATCAACCCGGACCTGCGTATCCACCTGCGCCTGGACCGTGGCGAAGCCATCCTGTCCCTGGACCTGTCCGGCCACAGCCTGCACCAGCGCGGTTACCGCCTGCAGCAGGGCGCGGCACCGTTGAAGGAAAACCTGGCAGCCGCGATCCTGATCCGTGCCGGTTGGCCGCGTATCGCCGCTGAAGGCGGCGCGCTGAGCGACCCGATGTGCGGCGTGGGCACCTTCCTGGTGGAAGGCGCAATGATCGCTGCTGACATGGCCCCCAACCTGAACCGCGAGCTGTGGGGGTTCACCACCTGGCTCGGTCACGTCCCGGCGCTGTGGAAGAAGCTGCATGCCGAGGCCGCTGAACGCGCCGCCGTCGGCATGAACAAGCCGCCGCTGTGGATCCGTGGCTACGAAGCTGACCCACGCCTGATCCAACCTGCGCGCAACAACATCGAGCGTGCCGGCCTGAGCCACTGGATCAAGGTGTACCAGGGCGAAGTCGGCACCTTCGAGCCGCGCCCGGACCAGAACCAGAAAGGTCTGGTCATCTGCAACCCGCCGTACGGCGAACGTTTGGGTGACGAAGCCAGCCTGTTGTACCTCTACCAGAACCTCGGCGAGCGTCTGCGCCAGGCGTGCATGGGCTGGGAAGCCGCGGTGTTCACCGGCGCGCCGGACCTGGGCAAGCGCATGGGCATCCGTAGCCACAAGCAGTATTCGTTCTGGAACGGTGCGTTGCCGTGCAAGTTGCTGCTGATCAAGGTCAACCCGGACCAGTTTGTCACCGGCGAGCGTCGCACCCCGGAACAGCGCCAGGCCGAGCGTGAGCAAGCTGCCTACGACCAGGCCCCGGCCGAGCCGCAAGAGCGCCAGTACAACAAGAACGGTAACCCGATCAAACCCGCTCCGGCCCCGGTGGTCGAGCAGGCGCGCCTGAGTGAAGGCGGGCAGATGTTTGCCAACCGCTTGCAAAAGAACCTCAAGCTGCTGGGCAAGTGGGCCAAACGCGAAGGTGTGGATTGCTACCGCGTGTACGATGCCGACATGCCGGAATACTCTATGGCCATCGACCTGTATCACGATTGGGTCCACGTGCAGGAATACGCCGCGCCGAAGTCCATCGACCCGGAAAAAGCTTCCGCGCGCATGTTCGATGCGCTGGCCGCGATTCCCCAGGCGCTGAACATCGACAAGAGCCGCGTGGTGGTCAAGCGCCGCGAGCGTCAAAGCGGCACCAAGCAGTACGAGCGGCAGAGCGCCCAGGGCAAGTTCACTGAGGTCAGCGAAGGCGGCGTGAAGTTGCTGGTCAACCTCACCGACTACCTGGACACCGGCCTGTTCCTCGACCACCGCCCGATGCGCCTGCGTATCCAGAAGGAGGCGGCCGGCAAGCGTTTCCTCAACCTGTATTGCTACACCGCTACCGCCAGTGTGCACGCGGCCAAGGGCGGCGCGCGCAGCACCACCAGCGTCGATCTGTCCAAAACCTACCTGGACTGGGCACGCCGCAACTTGTCCCTCAACGGCTTCTCCGACAAGAACCGCCTGGAGCAGGGTGACGTGATGGCGTGGCTGGAGGCGAGCCGCGATGAGTTCGACCTGATCTTCATTGATCCGCCGACCTTCTCCAACTCCAAGCGCATGGAAGGTATCTTCGACGTGCAGCGCGACCACGTGCAATTGCTCGACCTGGCCATGGCGCGCCTGGCACCGGGCGGCGTGCTGTACTTCTCGAACAACTTCCGCAAGTTCGCGCTGGAGGACAACCTCAGCGAACGCTACGCGGTCGAGGAAATCAGCGACAAGACCATCGATCCGGATTTCGCACGCAATGCGAAGATCCACCGGGCATGGAAAATCACCGCGCGCTGA
- the rmf gene encoding ribosome modulation factor, whose protein sequence is MRRLKRDPLERAFLRGYQYGVHGKSRELCPFTLPSVRQAWINGWREGRGDNWDGMTGTAGIHRLNELHAVG, encoded by the coding sequence ATGAGAAGACTTAAGCGTGATCCGTTGGAAAGAGCATTTTTACGCGGATATCAATATGGCGTTCATGGCAAATCCCGTGAGCTTTGCCCATTTACTCTACCGTCGGTACGCCAAGCCTGGATCAACGGCTGGCGAGAAGGACGCGGCGACAACTGGGACGGTATGACTGGCACTGCGGGAATCCACAGACTCAACGAACTTCACGCCGTCGGCTAA
- a CDS encoding quinone-dependent dihydroorotate dehydrogenase, producing the protein MYTLARQLLFKLSPETSHDLSLDLIGAGGRLGLNGLVCNAPAKMPVSVMGLDFPNPVGLAAGLDKNGAAIDGFAQLGFGFVEIGTVTPRPQPGNPKPRIFRLPEAEAIINRMGFNNLGVDHLLSRVQAAKYKGILGINIGKNFDTPVERAVDDYLICLDKVYAHASYVTVNVSSPNTPGLRSLQFGDSLKQLLEALRQRQEDLAVRHGKRVPLAIKIAPDMSDEETVLVAQALVDSGMDAVIATNTTLSRVGVEGLAHGDEAGGLSGAPVRDKSTHIVKVLAAELAGRLPIIAVGGITEGKHAAEKIAAGASLVQLYSGFIYKGPALIRQSVDAIAALPKA; encoded by the coding sequence ATGTATACCCTGGCCCGCCAGCTGTTGTTCAAACTCTCCCCGGAAACCTCCCACGATCTGTCCCTGGACCTGATCGGTGCCGGTGGCCGCCTGGGGCTCAATGGCCTGGTATGCAATGCACCGGCAAAAATGCCGGTCTCGGTGATGGGGCTCGACTTCCCCAACCCGGTCGGCCTGGCGGCTGGCCTGGATAAGAACGGTGCGGCCATCGATGGTTTTGCACAGCTGGGTTTCGGTTTCGTTGAAATCGGCACCGTGACGCCACGTCCACAGCCGGGTAACCCCAAGCCACGTATCTTCCGCCTGCCGGAAGCCGAGGCGATCATCAATCGCATGGGCTTCAACAATCTGGGCGTTGATCACTTGCTGTCGCGGGTTCAGGCCGCCAAATACAAGGGCATCCTGGGCATCAATATCGGCAAGAACTTCGATACGCCGGTCGAGCGCGCCGTGGACGATTACCTGATCTGCCTGGACAAGGTCTACGCCCACGCCAGCTATGTCACGGTCAACGTCAGTTCGCCCAACACCCCGGGCCTGCGCAGCCTGCAGTTCGGCGATTCCCTCAAGCAACTGCTCGAAGCCTTGCGCCAGCGCCAGGAAGACCTGGCCGTGCGTCATGGCAAGCGCGTGCCGCTGGCGATCAAGATCGCGCCGGACATGAGCGACGAAGAAACCGTGCTGGTGGCCCAGGCCCTGGTGGACTCGGGGATGGACGCAGTCATCGCGACCAACACCACCCTCAGCCGCGTAGGCGTCGAAGGCCTGGCCCATGGCGACGAAGCGGGTGGCCTGTCGGGCGCGCCGGTGCGTGACAAGAGCACCCATATCGTCAAGGTGCTGGCTGCGGAGTTGGCCGGGCGCTTGCCGATCATCGCGGTCGGCGGTATCACCGAAGGCAAGCATGCGGCCGAGAAGATTGCCGCGGGCGCAAGCCTGGTGCAGTTGTATTCCGGCTTTATCTACAAAGGCCCGGCGCTGATTCGCCAGTCGGTAGATGCCATCGCAGCATTGCCAAAAGCCTGA
- a CDS encoding transglycosylase SLT domain-containing protein yields the protein MMTGNQALAYCWEEAASRYDIEPELLQAIAAVESGFRAQAINHANRNGTRDIGLMQINSSHLPRLLERGITEERLLNEPCLSVEVGASILAEFIQRFGYNWTAVGSYNAGPGSGPAREALRMQYAQKIWAYYEQLVAHRY from the coding sequence ATGATGACCGGCAATCAGGCGCTGGCCTATTGCTGGGAGGAGGCGGCCAGCCGCTACGACATCGAGCCAGAACTGCTGCAGGCGATCGCTGCAGTAGAGTCGGGCTTTCGTGCGCAAGCGATAAACCATGCGAACCGTAATGGCACTCGCGACATCGGCCTGATGCAGATCAACAGCAGCCATTTGCCGCGACTGCTCGAACGAGGTATTACCGAGGAGCGTTTGCTCAATGAACCTTGCCTCTCCGTGGAGGTGGGGGCTTCGATTCTCGCCGAGTTCATCCAGCGCTTTGGCTACAACTGGACGGCGGTAGGCTCCTACAACGCCGGCCCGGGTTCCGGGCCTGCGCGTGAGGCGTTGCGCATGCAATATGCCCAGAAAATCTGGGCGTATTACGAGCAGTTGGTAGCGCACCGCTACTGA
- a CDS encoding winged helix-turn-helix domain-containing protein, whose translation MAVMDDGGTTTSLVFARWTLHDDGRLTGEDADVQLPPKEGLVLRLLLMSGGVLMTKDRLLELAWPQGEVAEESLTRCIYSLRKYLGTDKGFIKTIYGRGYRFICPVKVEGHASGRMAHVCSACGQTRHGVVTRG comes from the coding sequence ATGGCTGTCATGGATGATGGAGGGACGACGACTTCCCTGGTGTTTGCGCGTTGGACCCTGCACGACGATGGTCGCCTGACCGGTGAGGACGCGGATGTTCAGTTGCCGCCCAAGGAAGGGCTGGTGCTGCGATTGTTGCTGATGTCCGGTGGTGTTTTGATGACCAAGGATCGCTTGCTGGAGCTGGCTTGGCCGCAAGGGGAAGTCGCTGAAGAGTCGCTGACACGCTGCATTTATTCACTGCGCAAGTACCTTGGCACCGACAAGGGCTTTATCAAGACGATTTATGGTCGAGGATACCGGTTCATCTGCCCGGTGAAGGTCGAGGGTCATGCGTCAGGCCGTATGGCGCATGTGTGCTCCGCATGCGGGCAGACCCGCCATGGAGTGGTAACCCGTGGCTAG